The following are encoded in a window of Sminthopsis crassicaudata isolate SCR6 chromosome 3, ASM4859323v1, whole genome shotgun sequence genomic DNA:
- the COA4 gene encoding cytochrome c oxidase assembly factor 4 homolog, mitochondrial isoform X1 produces the protein MENGGEGRGKVRKSANGRAALARAPRALGIWTRKARSKTKARDRARHVDAGASPFSFGSFSLIQGSVSKMSSAASQGHNWTRSQSAADDNSEDPVDQMISRTGCIAFHHAVQDCMAEHQDWRKCQAQVKAFRECMSQYQKQRLEELQRRQKQIPTDG, from the exons atggaAAATGGTGGAGAGGGGCGGGGCAAGGTCCGGAAATCAGCCAATGGTAGAGCAGCTTTGGCGCGAGCTCCGCGGGCACTTGGAATCTGGACTAGGAAGGCGCGGAGTAAGACGAAGGCGCGAGATCGCGCGCGGCACGTAGACGCGGGGGCGAGCCCGTTCTCGTTCGGTAG TTTCTCACTCATCCAAGGCTCAGTTAGCAAGATGTCATCTGCTGCCTCTCAGGGTCACAACTGGACACGTTCTCAGTCAGCTGCAGATGACAACAGTGAGGACCCTGTGGATCAGATGATCTCACGCACAGGTTGCATAGCTTTTCACCACGCGGTGCAGGATTGTATGGCTGAGCACCAAGACTGGAGGAAGTGCCAGGCCCAAGTGAAGGCCTTCAGAGAGTGCATGAGCCAATACCAGAAGCAAAGGCTGGAAGAGCTGCAAAGGAGGCAGAAGCAGATCCCCACTGATGGCTGA
- the COA4 gene encoding cytochrome c oxidase assembly factor 4 homolog, mitochondrial isoform X2 — MSSAASQGHNWTRSQSAADDNSEDPVDQMISRTGCIAFHHAVQDCMAEHQDWRKCQAQVKAFRECMSQYQKQRLEELQRRQKQIPTDG; from the coding sequence ATGTCATCTGCTGCCTCTCAGGGTCACAACTGGACACGTTCTCAGTCAGCTGCAGATGACAACAGTGAGGACCCTGTGGATCAGATGATCTCACGCACAGGTTGCATAGCTTTTCACCACGCGGTGCAGGATTGTATGGCTGAGCACCAAGACTGGAGGAAGTGCCAGGCCCAAGTGAAGGCCTTCAGAGAGTGCATGAGCCAATACCAGAAGCAAAGGCTGGAAGAGCTGCAAAGGAGGCAGAAGCAGATCCCCACTGATGGCTGA